The following proteins are co-located in the Pseudomonas sp. ATCC 13867 genome:
- the rlmD gene encoding 23S rRNA (uracil(1939)-C(5))-methyltransferase RlmD, giving the protein MAKQRTGLRFQPSGGARSPAVPVGKKQRLSIERLAHDGRGIAHADGRTWFVAGALPGEAVEARVLSARAQIVDARSERIFTAAENRRTAPCPVAGTCGGCSLQHLPHADQLVLKQRTLAEQLERFSGLSPEEWAAPLVGPEFGYRRRARLAVRWDVKAKRLEVGFRAAASQAIVPFDDCLVLVPELQILARELPDLLRGLAKPQALGHVELFHGTASALLLRHIEPLSDSDLARLLGFCSARDVQLWLQGDGEPTPCSGNADLGFRLDTWDLTLAYRPGDFVQVNAPVNEAMVAQALDWLKPAPGERVLDLFCGLGNFALPLAHRVREVVGVEGVQAMVDRAAANARANGLANTRFHQADLSKPLAGAPWAAEDFTAVLLDPPRDGAFEAAREMRSLGAERVLYVSCNPATLARDAGEMARQGYRLKRAGILDMFPQTAHVEAMALFEAS; this is encoded by the coding sequence ATGGCCAAGCAGAGAACCGGCCTGCGCTTCCAGCCCAGCGGCGGAGCGCGGAGCCCTGCGGTACCGGTAGGCAAGAAGCAGCGTCTGAGCATCGAGCGCCTGGCCCACGACGGCCGTGGCATCGCCCATGCCGATGGCCGCACCTGGTTCGTCGCCGGCGCCTTGCCGGGCGAAGCGGTGGAAGCCCGCGTGCTGTCGGCGCGCGCGCAGATTGTCGACGCCCGTAGCGAGCGGATCTTCACCGCCGCCGAAAACCGTCGAACTGCCCCGTGTCCGGTGGCCGGCACCTGTGGCGGCTGCAGCCTGCAGCACCTGCCCCATGCCGATCAATTGGTACTCAAGCAGCGCACCTTGGCCGAGCAACTGGAACGCTTCTCCGGCCTGAGCCCGGAAGAGTGGGCCGCGCCGCTGGTGGGGCCGGAGTTCGGCTATCGCCGCCGCGCGCGCCTCGCCGTGCGCTGGGACGTCAAGGCCAAGCGCCTGGAAGTCGGCTTCCGCGCCGCCGCCAGCCAGGCCATCGTTCCGTTCGACGACTGCCTGGTGCTGGTGCCCGAGCTGCAAATCCTCGCCCGCGAGTTGCCGGACCTGCTGCGTGGTTTGGCCAAGCCCCAGGCGCTGGGCCACGTCGAACTGTTCCACGGCACGGCCAGCGCGCTGCTGCTGCGGCATATCGAACCTTTGTCCGATAGCGACCTGGCGCGACTGCTGGGATTCTGTTCGGCACGCGACGTGCAACTGTGGTTGCAGGGCGACGGAGAGCCGACACCGTGCTCCGGGAACGCCGACCTCGGCTTCCGGCTCGATACCTGGGATCTGACCCTGGCCTACCGGCCCGGCGACTTCGTCCAGGTGAATGCGCCGGTCAACGAGGCGATGGTTGCCCAGGCGCTGGATTGGCTGAAGCCTGCACCAGGCGAGCGTGTGCTGGATCTGTTCTGCGGCCTGGGCAACTTCGCCCTGCCGCTGGCGCACCGGGTGCGGGAAGTGGTCGGGGTGGAGGGTGTGCAGGCGATGGTCGATCGCGCCGCCGCCAATGCCCGGGCCAATGGCCTGGCCAATACCCGGTTCCACCAGGCGGACCTTTCGAAACCGCTTGCCGGCGCCCCCTGGGCGGCGGAGGATTTCACCGCCGTGCTGCTCGACCCTCCGCGAGACGGAGCCTTCGAGGCAGCACGGGAGATGCGTTCACTGGGCGCCGAGAGGGTACTGTATGTGTCCTGCAATCCGGCGACCCTGGCGCGCGACGCCGGCGAGATGGCCCGACAGGGCTATCGCCTGAAGCGTGCCGGCATCCTCGACATGTTCCCGCAGACGGCACATGTGGAGGCAATGGCTTTGTTCGAGGCGAGCTAG
- a CDS encoding response regulator, protein MFKDLGIKGRVLLLTLLPTSLLALVLGGYFTWVQLSDMRAQLIERGQLIAEQLAPLSAPALAQNNTELLLRIATEALDQPDVRAVTFLDPERERLVHAGPSILTPMPSGDGSHLSMASNLDTTHFLLPVLGRHRSLSGAPDSNGDKLLGWVELELSHHGTLLRGYRSLFTSLLLIITGLVVTALLALRMSRAINAPLGQIAQGVAQLKEGRLETRLPALGSHELDELAGGINRMAEALQSAQEEMLHNIDQATEDVRQNLETIEIQNIELDLARKEALEASRIKSEFLANMSHEIRTPLNGILGFTNLLQKSELTSRQQDYLSTIHKSAESLLGIINEILDFSKIEAGKLVLENIPFNLRELIQDTLTILAPAAHEKQLELVSLIYRDTPLQLVGDPQRLKQVLTNLVSNAIKFTHEGSIAVRAMLEDESDDRAQLRISVQDTGVGLTDADLRALFQAFSQADNSLSRQAGGTGLGPVISRRLIEQMGGEIGVDSSSGEGSEFWISLNLPKARDDGDDLLPALAGGQRVALYEPHELTRTALHHQLEDCGLEVSEFPDLAALEQVLAADPKGKPPIGLALLGVTSATHPPEMLRQSIRELEQYGCKSLVLCPTIEQAHYNAVLPESQVQSKPACTRKLQQALNELLHLRPTRKEKVANGLLERAPHLLCVDDNPANLLLVKTLLGDLGAQVVAVDSGLTAVEAVQRERFDLVFMDVQMPGMDGRQATDAIRQWEADREVSPVPIIALTAHALANEKRALLQGGMDDYLTKPIDERQLAQVVLKWTGMSLGAPRTEPNGTEPGPGALSVLDPAEGLRLAAGKTELAADMLGMLLASLSADRQVIRQARQRNDRNTLLERIHRLHGATRYCGVPMLRAACQRAETLLKQNDPEAPAALDELDKAMSELAKATENREAEANAALPQDTH, encoded by the coding sequence GTGTTCAAGGATCTCGGCATCAAGGGACGGGTACTGCTGCTCACCCTGTTGCCCACCAGCCTGTTGGCGCTGGTATTGGGCGGCTATTTCACCTGGGTGCAGTTGTCGGACATGCGTGCCCAACTGATCGAGCGCGGTCAACTGATCGCCGAGCAACTGGCTCCGCTGTCCGCCCCGGCGTTGGCGCAGAACAACACCGAGCTGCTGTTGCGCATCGCCACCGAGGCGCTGGACCAACCTGACGTGCGCGCCGTTACCTTCCTCGATCCCGAGCGGGAACGACTGGTCCACGCCGGCCCCAGCATCCTCACCCCCATGCCCAGCGGCGACGGTTCGCACCTGAGCATGGCCAGCAACCTCGACACCACCCACTTCCTTCTCCCGGTGCTGGGCCGGCACCGCAGCCTGTCGGGCGCCCCGGACAGCAACGGCGACAAGCTGCTCGGCTGGGTCGAACTGGAGCTGTCGCACCACGGCACCCTGCTGCGCGGCTACCGCAGCCTGTTCACCAGCCTGCTGCTGATCATCACCGGCCTGGTGGTCACCGCCCTCCTCGCCCTGCGCATGAGCCGCGCGATCAACGCCCCGCTCGGGCAGATCGCCCAGGGTGTGGCGCAGCTCAAGGAAGGCCGCCTGGAAACCCGCCTGCCGGCGCTGGGCAGTCACGAACTGGACGAACTGGCCGGCGGCATCAACCGCATGGCCGAGGCCCTGCAGAGCGCGCAGGAAGAAATGCTGCACAACATCGACCAGGCCACCGAGGACGTGCGGCAGAACCTGGAAACCATCGAGATCCAGAACATCGAACTGGACCTCGCGCGCAAGGAAGCCCTGGAGGCGAGCCGGATCAAGTCCGAGTTCCTCGCCAACATGAGCCACGAGATCCGCACCCCGCTCAACGGCATCCTCGGCTTCACCAACCTGCTGCAGAAGAGCGAGCTGACCTCGCGCCAGCAGGACTACCTCTCCACCATCCACAAGTCCGCCGAAAGCCTGCTGGGGATCATCAACGAGATCCTCGACTTCTCGAAGATCGAGGCCGGCAAACTGGTGCTGGAGAACATCCCCTTCAACCTGCGCGAACTGATCCAGGACACCCTGACCATCCTCGCCCCCGCCGCCCACGAAAAGCAGTTGGAGCTGGTCAGCCTGATCTACCGCGACACCCCGCTGCAGCTGGTGGGCGACCCGCAACGCCTGAAGCAGGTGCTGACCAACCTGGTGAGCAACGCCATCAAGTTCACCCATGAAGGCAGCATCGCCGTGCGCGCCATGCTCGAGGACGAGAGCGACGACCGCGCGCAGTTGCGCATCAGCGTGCAGGACACCGGCGTCGGCCTCACCGACGCGGACCTGCGCGCGCTGTTCCAGGCCTTCAGCCAGGCCGACAACTCGCTGTCGCGCCAGGCCGGCGGCACGGGGCTGGGGCCGGTCATCTCCAGGCGCCTGATCGAACAGATGGGCGGCGAGATCGGCGTCGACAGCAGCTCCGGCGAGGGATCGGAGTTCTGGATCAGCCTCAACCTGCCCAAGGCCCGCGACGACGGCGACGACCTGCTGCCGGCCCTGGCCGGCGGGCAACGCGTGGCGCTCTACGAACCCCATGAACTGACCCGTACCGCGCTGCATCACCAACTGGAGGACTGCGGCCTGGAGGTCAGCGAGTTCCCGGACCTGGCGGCGCTGGAACAGGTGCTGGCGGCCGACCCGAAGGGCAAGCCGCCGATCGGCCTGGCCCTGCTCGGCGTCACCTCCGCCACCCATCCGCCGGAAATGCTGCGGCAGTCCATCCGCGAACTAGAGCAGTACGGCTGCAAGAGCCTGGTGCTCTGCCCGACCATCGAGCAGGCGCACTACAACGCGGTGCTGCCCGAGTCCCAGGTACAGAGCAAACCCGCCTGCACCCGCAAGTTGCAGCAGGCACTGAACGAGCTGCTGCACCTGCGCCCGACCCGCAAGGAAAAAGTCGCCAACGGGCTGCTGGAACGCGCGCCGCATCTGCTCTGCGTCGACGACAACCCGGCCAACCTCCTGCTGGTCAAGACCCTGCTCGGCGACCTGGGCGCCCAGGTCGTCGCCGTGGATAGCGGCCTGACCGCGGTGGAGGCGGTGCAGCGCGAGCGCTTCGACCTGGTCTTCATGGACGTGCAGATGCCCGGCATGGATGGCCGCCAGGCCACCGACGCGATCCGCCAGTGGGAAGCCGACCGCGAAGTCAGCCCGGTGCCGATCATCGCGCTCACCGCCCACGCCCTGGCCAACGAGAAACGAGCCCTGCTGCAAGGCGGCATGGACGACTACCTGACCAAGCCCATCGACGAGCGCCAACTGGCCCAGGTGGTGCTGAAGTGGACCGGCATGAGCCTGGGCGCGCCGCGCACGGAGCCGAACGGCACCGAGCCGGGTCCGGGCGCGCTGAGCGTGCTCGACCCCGCCGAAGGCCTGCGCCTGGCCGCCGGCAAGACGGAACTGGCGGCCGACATGCTCGGCATGCTGCTCGCCTCCCTCTCCGCCGACCGCCAGGTGATCCGCCAGGCCCGCCAGCGCAACGACCGCAACACTCTGCTCGAACGCATCCATCGCCTGCACGGCGCCACCCGCTACTGCGGCGTGCCCATGCTGCGCGCCGCCTGCCAACGCGCGGAAACGCTGCTCAAGCAGAACGACCCGGAGGCCCCCGCCGCCCTGGACGAACTCGACAAGGCCATGTCCGAACTGGCCAAGGCCACGGAAAACCGCGAAGCCGAGGCCAACGCGGCGCTTCCGCAAGACACGCACTGA
- a CDS encoding response regulator transcription factor, producing MNAFSSSGLRLLTIEDDPTLGAHLSSHLSERGFAVTWCQDGDAGLAEARGGDYDLVLMDIMLPGIGGLDILRTLRRERSVPVILMSALGAEQDRIAGFSQGADDYLPKPFSLVELSVRVDAVLRRVALERGLQAPTGGDGLLLDGEKVDASLDGRWAGLTATEFRLLETFLGSQGETLSKAFLYQHVLHRAYTTHDRALDMHVSHLRRKLQGIGYLRHQLHTVWGKGYVFSDGDG from the coding sequence ATGAACGCATTTTCTTCCTCGGGCCTGCGCCTGCTGACCATCGAGGACGATCCAACCCTGGGCGCGCACCTGTCTTCCCATCTGAGCGAGCGCGGCTTCGCCGTCACCTGGTGCCAGGATGGCGATGCCGGCCTGGCCGAGGCGCGCGGTGGCGATTACGACCTGGTGCTGATGGACATCATGCTACCGGGCATCGGCGGCCTGGACATTCTGCGCACGTTGCGCCGCGAGCGTTCGGTGCCGGTGATCCTGATGTCCGCCCTGGGCGCCGAGCAGGACCGCATCGCCGGTTTCTCCCAGGGCGCCGATGACTATCTGCCCAAGCCCTTCAGCCTGGTCGAGCTGAGCGTACGGGTCGATGCCGTGCTGCGTCGCGTGGCGCTGGAGCGCGGCTTGCAGGCGCCGACGGGCGGCGACGGTTTGCTGCTGGATGGCGAGAAGGTCGACGCCAGCCTCGACGGCCGCTGGGCGGGGCTGACCGCCACCGAGTTCCGCCTGCTGGAGACCTTCCTCGGCAGCCAGGGCGAGACGCTGAGCAAGGCCTTCCTTTATCAGCATGTCCTGCACCGCGCCTACACCACCCACGATCGCGCCCTGGACATGCATGTCAGCCATCTGCGCCGCAAGTTGCAGGGCATCGGCTATCTGCGCCACCAGTTGCACACGGTGTGGGGCAAGGGCTACGTGTTCAGCGATGGCGATGGCTGA
- the relA gene encoding GTP diphosphokinase, protein MVQVRAHQPVNTDGSINLEAWLDHVQTLVPLLDRKVLLDACEFAREVEDKAVSKADNSWADGTSSFQTGLEIAEILADLKLDQESLVAAVIYRGVREGKVKLEEVAQRFGSVVAKLIEGVLRMAAISTSLNPRQSLVLGTQAQIENLRKMLVAMVDDVRVALIKLAERTCAIRAVKNADEEKRHRVAREVFDIYAPLAHRLGIGHIKWELEDLSFRYLEPDQYKQIAKLLHERRLDREQYIATVMQQLKDALAATGIKADLSGRAKHIYSIWRKMQRKGLDFSQIYDVRAVRVLVPEMRDCYTALGIVHTLWRHIPKEFDDYIANPKENGYRSLHTAVIGPEGKVLEVQIRTHSMHEEAELGVCAHWRYKGTDVKASSNHYEEKISWLRQVLEWHEELGDIGGLAEQLRVDIEPDRVYVFTPDGHAIDLPKGATPLDFAYRVHTEVGHNCRGAKINGRIVPLNYSLQTGEQVEIITGKQSGPSRDWLNQNLGYVTTSRARAKIVHWFKLQARDQNVAAGKAMLERELGRLALPPVDFEKLAEKANYKTGEDLFAALGAGDLRLAHVVNYAQQLVEPERGTEQLELIPRKPSKIGHGKRGDIQIQGVGNLLTQMAGCCQPLPGEPIVGYITLGRGVTIHRQDCATALQLAGREPERIIQVSWGPVPVSTYPVDIVIRAYDRSGLLRDVSQVLLNERINVLAVNTRSDKEDNTAVMRLTIEIPGLDALGRLLARVSQLPNIIEARRDRAGAKDA, encoded by the coding sequence ATGGTACAGGTGAGAGCGCACCAGCCGGTCAATACTGACGGCAGCATCAACCTCGAGGCCTGGCTGGACCATGTCCAGACTCTGGTCCCGCTACTGGATCGCAAGGTCCTGCTGGACGCCTGCGAATTTGCCCGCGAGGTGGAAGACAAGGCAGTCAGCAAGGCTGACAACTCCTGGGCGGACGGCACCTCCAGTTTTCAGACGGGCCTGGAGATCGCCGAAATCCTGGCGGACCTCAAGCTCGACCAGGAATCACTGGTCGCCGCGGTGATCTACCGTGGCGTGCGCGAGGGCAAGGTCAAGCTGGAGGAGGTGGCGCAGCGCTTCGGTTCTGTGGTCGCCAAGCTGATCGAAGGCGTGCTGCGCATGGCGGCGATCAGCACCAGCCTCAACCCCCGGCAATCGCTGGTGCTCGGCACCCAGGCGCAGATCGAGAACCTGCGCAAGATGCTGGTGGCGATGGTCGACGACGTGCGCGTCGCGCTGATCAAGCTGGCCGAGCGTACCTGCGCGATCCGCGCGGTGAAGAACGCCGACGAGGAAAAGCGCCACCGCGTTGCCCGCGAGGTGTTCGACATCTACGCGCCGCTGGCACACCGCCTGGGCATCGGCCATATCAAATGGGAACTGGAGGACCTGTCCTTCCGCTACCTGGAGCCCGACCAGTACAAGCAGATCGCCAAGCTGCTGCACGAGCGCCGGCTGGATCGCGAGCAGTACATCGCCACCGTGATGCAGCAGCTCAAGGACGCCCTGGCCGCCACCGGCATCAAGGCCGACCTGTCCGGCCGCGCCAAGCACATCTATTCCATCTGGCGGAAGATGCAGCGCAAGGGCCTGGACTTCAGCCAGATCTACGACGTCCGCGCGGTGCGCGTGCTGGTGCCGGAAATGCGCGACTGCTACACCGCGCTGGGCATCGTGCACACCCTCTGGCGGCACATTCCCAAGGAATTCGACGACTACATCGCCAACCCCAAGGAAAACGGCTACCGCTCGCTGCACACCGCGGTGATCGGCCCCGAGGGCAAGGTGCTGGAAGTGCAGATCCGCACCCATTCCATGCACGAGGAAGCCGAGCTGGGCGTGTGCGCGCACTGGCGCTACAAGGGCACCGACGTCAAGGCCAGCTCCAATCACTACGAAGAAAAGATCTCCTGGCTGCGCCAGGTGCTGGAATGGCACGAGGAGCTGGGCGACATCGGCGGTCTGGCCGAGCAGTTGCGCGTCGACATCGAGCCCGACCGGGTCTACGTCTTCACCCCGGACGGCCACGCCATCGACCTGCCCAAGGGCGCAACCCCGCTGGACTTCGCCTACCGCGTGCACACCGAGGTTGGCCACAACTGCCGTGGCGCCAAGATCAACGGCCGCATCGTGCCGCTCAACTACAGCCTGCAGACCGGTGAGCAGGTGGAAATCATCACCGGCAAGCAGAGCGGGCCGAGCCGCGACTGGCTGAACCAGAACCTGGGCTATGTCACCACCTCGCGGGCGCGGGCGAAGATCGTCCACTGGTTCAAGCTGCAGGCGCGCGACCAGAACGTCGCCGCCGGCAAGGCCATGCTCGAACGCGAGCTGGGTCGCCTGGCGCTGCCGCCGGTGGACTTCGAGAAGCTTGCCGAGAAGGCCAACTACAAGACCGGCGAAGACCTGTTCGCCGCCCTGGGCGCCGGCGACCTGCGCCTGGCCCACGTGGTCAACTACGCGCAGCAACTGGTCGAGCCCGAGCGCGGCACCGAGCAGCTCGAACTCATTCCGCGCAAGCCGAGCAAGATCGGCCACGGCAAGCGCGGCGACATCCAGATCCAGGGCGTCGGCAACCTGCTCACGCAGATGGCCGGCTGCTGCCAGCCGCTGCCGGGCGAGCCGATCGTCGGCTACATCACCCTCGGCCGTGGCGTGACCATCCACCGCCAGGACTGCGCCACCGCGCTGCAACTGGCCGGCCGCGAGCCGGAACGGATCATCCAGGTCAGCTGGGGGCCGGTGCCGGTCAGCACCTATCCGGTGGATATCGTCATTCGCGCCTACGACCGTTCCGGCCTGCTGCGCGACGTCTCCCAGGTGCTGCTCAACGAGCGCATCAACGTGCTGGCGGTGAACACCCGCTCGGACAAGGAAGACAACACCGCGGTGATGCGCCTGACCATCGAGATCCCCGGCCTCGACGCGCTGGGACGCCTGCTGGCGCGGGTGTCGCAGTTGCCCAACATCATCGAGGCGCGGCGCGACCGCGCGGGTGCCAAGGATGCATAA
- a CDS encoding HAMP domain-containing sensor histidine kinase produces the protein MAMAEVPGRHSLFWKLAVALVAFCLLLIWLSWSWGKQVERQGYYLSAEARQVLGGYAREAEQAWRSGGATGVDAWLARMRQREAGWMTVVDGRLQALGSVPLSEEEIAHLTFQRGLDWPASSRSAHLPYIGIPFPGGPSAGRLVLQLPARYLPGGFTLIRQSVTHGLVPAVLALLLCVLLYRHLVRPLGRLREHANALQADDLGSVADPGLSARHDELGELGRALDHMAERLRGYVGFQRQLLRDLSHELRTPLSRLRVAVDSPIGEAALRQRVEREVEVMQRLVADTLELAWLDTERPRLEREDIDLQPLWELLVEDARFEAGWAPERFLYQVPAGCRVRGHLNGLAQALENLLRNSIRHSPESGCIRLGGQREGAGWHLWLEDDGPGVPEADLERIFLPFTRLSAARSDEGFGLGLSIARSSLRMQGGELWADRGTAGLRVHLRLPAADGSEHLHTAC, from the coding sequence ATGGCGATGGCTGAGGTGCCCGGGCGTCATTCGCTGTTCTGGAAACTGGCGGTCGCGCTGGTGGCGTTCTGCTTGCTGCTGATCTGGCTGTCCTGGTCCTGGGGCAAGCAGGTCGAGCGCCAGGGCTATTACCTGTCCGCCGAAGCCCGGCAAGTCCTGGGCGGCTACGCCCGCGAAGCGGAGCAGGCCTGGCGCTCCGGCGGTGCGACGGGGGTCGATGCCTGGCTGGCGCGGATGCGTCAGCGCGAGGCGGGCTGGATGACGGTGGTGGACGGTCGGTTGCAGGCCCTGGGCAGTGTCCCGTTGAGCGAGGAGGAAATCGCGCACCTGACCTTCCAGCGAGGCCTGGACTGGCCGGCGAGCTCGCGTTCGGCGCACCTGCCCTACATCGGCATTCCGTTCCCCGGTGGGCCGAGCGCCGGCCGCCTGGTACTGCAACTGCCGGCCCGCTACCTGCCCGGCGGTTTCACGCTCATCCGCCAGTCGGTGACCCACGGCCTGGTGCCGGCCGTGCTGGCGCTGCTGCTGTGCGTCCTGCTCTACCGGCACCTGGTGCGCCCACTGGGGCGGCTACGCGAGCACGCCAATGCCTTGCAGGCCGACGATCTGGGATCGGTGGCCGATCCTGGGCTCAGTGCGCGCCACGATGAGCTGGGCGAACTGGGCCGCGCGCTGGACCACATGGCCGAACGCCTGCGCGGGTATGTGGGGTTCCAGCGCCAGTTGTTGCGCGACCTGTCCCACGAACTGCGCACGCCGCTCAGCCGCCTGCGCGTGGCGGTCGACAGCCCGATCGGCGAGGCGGCGCTGCGCCAGCGGGTCGAGCGCGAGGTGGAGGTGATGCAGCGCCTGGTCGCCGATACCCTGGAGCTGGCCTGGCTGGACACCGAGCGGCCGCGCCTGGAGCGGGAGGACATCGACCTGCAACCGCTCTGGGAACTGCTGGTGGAGGACGCGCGGTTCGAAGCCGGCTGGGCGCCGGAACGCTTCCTTTACCAGGTGCCGGCGGGGTGTCGTGTCCGGGGTCATCTCAACGGCCTGGCGCAGGCGCTTGAAAACCTGCTGCGCAATTCCATACGTCACTCGCCGGAGAGTGGCTGCATTCGCCTGGGCGGCCAACGGGAGGGGGCGGGCTGGCATCTCTGGCTGGAAGACGACGGCCCCGGCGTGCCCGAGGCCGACCTCGAGCGCATCTTCCTGCCGTTCACCCGGTTGTCCGCCGCGCGCAGCGACGAAGGCTTCGGCCTGGGCCTGAGCATCGCCCGCAGCTCGCTGCGCATGCAGGGCGGGGAACTCTGGGCGGACCGCGGGACGGCGGGGTTGCGCGTGCACCTGCGGTTGCCCGCGGCGGACGGTTCTGAGCATTTGCACACGGCTTGTTAG
- a CDS encoding 2-hydroxyacid dehydrogenase translates to MRIILFSNQPYDHDSFLAANHSHGFELHFQQAQLRLDTVALARDFDVVCPFVNDELSRPVLEQLAAGGTRLIALRSAGYNHVDLKAAHALGLSVVRVPAYSPHAVAEHAVGLVLALCRHLHRAYNRTRDGDFSLHGLTGFDLHGRTVGVIGSGQIGEVFARIMSGFGCHILAYDPYPNRAIEALGGRFVELDELLAQSDILSLHCPLNDATRHLINPRSLQQMKRGAMLINTGRGALVDTPALIEALKSGQLGYLGLDVYEEEAEIFFADRSDLPLQDDVLARLLTFPNVIITAHQAFLTREALAAIAETTLANIGAWQAGNPVNQVS, encoded by the coding sequence ATGCGCATCATCCTGTTCAGCAACCAGCCCTACGACCACGACAGCTTCCTCGCCGCCAACCACAGCCACGGCTTCGAACTGCACTTCCAGCAGGCGCAGTTGCGCCTGGACACCGTGGCCCTGGCCAGGGACTTCGACGTGGTCTGCCCCTTCGTCAACGACGAGCTGTCGCGACCGGTACTGGAACAGTTGGCCGCCGGCGGCACGCGCCTGATCGCCCTGCGCTCGGCCGGCTACAACCATGTCGACCTCAAGGCCGCCCACGCCCTGGGGCTTTCCGTGGTGCGGGTTCCGGCCTATTCGCCCCATGCCGTGGCCGAACATGCCGTGGGATTGGTCCTGGCGCTCTGTCGGCACCTGCACCGCGCCTACAACCGCACCCGCGATGGCGACTTCTCGCTACACGGACTGACCGGCTTCGACCTGCACGGGCGCACGGTCGGCGTCATCGGCAGCGGCCAGATCGGCGAAGTCTTCGCCCGCATCATGAGCGGCTTCGGCTGCCACATCCTCGCCTACGACCCCTACCCCAACCGCGCCATCGAAGCCCTGGGCGGCCGTTTCGTCGAACTGGACGAACTGCTCGCCCAGTCCGACATCCTCAGCCTGCACTGTCCGCTCAACGACGCCACCCGGCACCTGATCAACCCTCGCAGCCTGCAACAGATGAAACGCGGCGCCATGCTGATCAACACCGGGCGCGGCGCGCTGGTGGACACCCCGGCGCTGATCGAGGCGCTCAAGAGCGGCCAGCTCGGCTACCTGGGCCTGGACGTCTATGAAGAAGAAGCCGAAATCTTCTTCGCCGACCGCTCCGACCTGCCGCTACAGGATGACGTCCTGGCGCGCCTGCTGACCTTCCCCAACGTCATCATCACCGCCCACCAGGCATTCCTGACCCGCGAGGCGCTGGCCGCCATCGCCGAAACCACCCTGGCCAACATCGGCGCCTGGCAGGCGGGTAACCCCGTCAACCAGGTCAGCTAA
- the cysM gene encoding cysteine synthase CysM: protein MTVQYLTIADCVGNTPLVRLQRLPGNTSNTLLVKLEGNNPAGSVKDRPALSMITRAELRGDIKPGDTLIEATSGNTGIALAMAAAIKGYRMILIMPDNSTAERKAAMTAYGAELILVTKEQGMEGARDLADQMAREGRGKVLDQFANGDNPVAHYDSTGPEIWQQTGGEITHFVSSMGTTGTIMGVSRYLKEQNPKVQIVGLQPMEGSAIPGIRRWPQEYLPKIFDATRVDRVVDMQQGEAEDVMRRLAREEGIFCGVSSGGAVAAMLRLSRELENATLVAIICDRGDRYLSSGVFDPN from the coding sequence ATGACCGTGCAGTATCTGACTATCGCCGATTGCGTCGGCAATACCCCGCTGGTGCGTCTGCAACGCTTGCCCGGGAATACTTCCAATACGCTGCTGGTGAAACTCGAGGGTAACAACCCCGCGGGTTCGGTGAAGGATCGCCCGGCGCTGTCGATGATCACCCGAGCCGAGCTGCGCGGTGACATCAAGCCCGGCGACACGCTGATCGAAGCCACCTCCGGCAACACCGGCATCGCCCTGGCGATGGCGGCGGCGATCAAGGGCTACCGCATGATCCTGATCATGCCGGACAACTCCACCGCCGAGCGCAAGGCCGCCATGACCGCCTACGGCGCCGAACTGATCCTGGTGACCAAGGAGCAGGGCATGGAAGGCGCCCGCGACCTCGCCGACCAGATGGCGCGCGAAGGCCGGGGCAAGGTGCTCGACCAGTTCGCCAACGGCGACAACCCGGTGGCCCACTACGATTCCACCGGCCCGGAAATCTGGCAGCAGACCGGCGGTGAGATCACCCATTTCGTCAGCTCCATGGGCACCACCGGCACCATCATGGGCGTGTCGCGCTACCTCAAGGAGCAGAACCCCAAGGTGCAGATCGTCGGTCTGCAGCCGATGGAAGGTTCGGCCATCCCCGGCATCCGCCGCTGGCCGCAGGAATACCTGCCGAAGATCTTCGACGCCACCCGCGTCGACCGCGTGGTCGACATGCAGCAGGGCGAGGCCGAGGACGTGATGCGTCGTCTGGCCCGCGAAGAGGGCATCTTCTGCGGCGTGTCCTCCGGTGGCGCGGTGGCAGCCATGTTGCGCCTGTCCCGCGAGCTGGAAAACGCGACCCTGGTGGCGATCATCTGCGACCGTGGCGACCGTTATCTGTCCTCGGGCGTGTTCGACCCCAACTGA